The following proteins come from a genomic window of Neptunomonas concharum:
- the rpsA gene encoding 30S ribosomal protein S1, giving the protein MSESFAELFEESLLNVDMTPGTLVMGEVVDIDSDWVTVNAGLKSEAVIPRSQFLNDANELEIQIGDSVKVSLEAVEDGFGETKLSREKAKRAEAWEVLQAKFDAEETVTGVISGKVKGGFTVSINNIQGFLPGSLVDVRPVRDVDHLEGKELDFKLIKLDQKRNNVVVSRRAVLQEANSAQRDEILAALEEGQVAKGFVKNLTNYGAFIDLGGVDGLLHITDMAWKRISHPSEMLNPGDEISVKIIKFDKETGRISLGLKQLSEDPWEAIKNRYPAGTKCNARITNLTDYGCFASIEDGVEGLVHVSEMSWTNKNIHPSKVVSIGEAVEVMILDVDEERRRISLGIKQCTVNPWVAFAEKYATNDKVSGQIKTITDFGIFVGLENDLDGLVHMSDISWEGDAEAALRQFKKGDEVEAVILSIDAEKERISLGVKQLDSDPFAEYAAANEKNSIVKGTVKSVDAKGAVIELAEGIEGTLKVSEISAERIEDATTALKEGDEVEAKITNIDRRSRAITLSIRAKDQADEKAAIAAVRNQEVETAGPTTIGDLIKAQMANQNN; this is encoded by the coding sequence ATGAGCGAAAGCTTTGCTGAACTGTTTGAAGAATCCCTTCTTAATGTAGACATGACTCCTGGCACCCTAGTAATGGGTGAAGTTGTTGATATCGATAGTGACTGGGTTACTGTTAACGCTGGTCTTAAATCTGAAGCTGTGATTCCTCGCTCTCAGTTCCTCAATGACGCAAACGAACTGGAAATCCAGATCGGTGACAGCGTTAAAGTTTCTCTGGAAGCAGTAGAAGATGGTTTTGGTGAAACCAAACTGTCTCGTGAAAAAGCTAAACGTGCGGAAGCATGGGAAGTACTGCAGGCTAAATTTGACGCTGAAGAAACTGTTACAGGTGTTATCAGCGGCAAGGTTAAAGGTGGTTTCACCGTTAGCATCAACAACATTCAAGGCTTCCTGCCAGGTTCATTGGTAGACGTTCGCCCAGTACGTGATGTTGACCACCTAGAAGGCAAAGAGCTAGATTTCAAACTGATCAAATTAGATCAGAAGCGTAACAACGTTGTTGTTTCTCGCCGTGCAGTTCTTCAAGAAGCGAACAGCGCTCAGCGCGACGAAATTCTTGCAGCACTGGAAGAAGGCCAGGTTGCTAAAGGTTTTGTTAAGAACCTGACTAACTACGGTGCTTTCATCGACCTAGGCGGTGTAGACGGCCTACTTCACATTACAGATATGGCGTGGAAGCGTATTTCTCACCCATCTGAGATGCTGAACCCAGGTGATGAGATCTCTGTTAAGATCATTAAGTTCGACAAAGAAACTGGTCGTATCTCTCTAGGTCTTAAGCAGTTGTCTGAAGATCCATGGGAAGCAATCAAAAACCGTTACCCAGCAGGTACGAAGTGCAATGCTCGCATCACTAACCTGACTGATTACGGCTGCTTCGCATCTATCGAAGACGGCGTTGAAGGTCTGGTTCACGTATCTGAAATGTCTTGGACTAACAAAAACATTCACCCATCTAAAGTTGTTAGCATCGGTGAAGCTGTTGAAGTCATGATCCTAGACGTTGATGAAGAGCGTCGCCGTATTTCTCTAGGTATCAAACAGTGCACAGTTAACCCATGGGTTGCTTTTGCTGAGAAATACGCTACAAACGACAAAGTATCTGGCCAGATCAAAACGATCACTGACTTTGGTATTTTCGTTGGCCTAGAAAACGACCTTGACGGTCTGGTTCACATGTCTGACATCAGCTGGGAAGGCGATGCAGAAGCAGCACTTCGCCAGTTCAAGAAAGGCGACGAAGTTGAAGCCGTTATCCTGTCTATCGATGCAGAGAAAGAGCGTATCTCTCTGGGCGTTAAGCAGCTAGATAGCGATCCTTTCGCTGAATACGCTGCAGCTAACGAGAAAAACAGCATCGTAAAAGGTACTGTTAAGTCGGTTGACGCTAAAGGCGCAGTTATCGAACTAGCTGAAGGCATCGAAGGCACACTGAAAGTATCTGAAATCAGTGCAGAGCGCATCGAAGATGCAACAACTGCCCTGAAAGAAGGTGACGAAGTGGAAGCGAAGATCACTAACATTGATCGTCGTAGCCGTGCTATCACGTTATCTATTCGTGCAAAAGACCAGGCAGACGAAAAAGCAGCTATCGCTGCTGTACGTAACCAGGAAGTTGAGACTGCTGGTCCAACAACCATCGGTGACCTGATCAAAGCGCAAATGGCTAACCAGAACAACTAA